GTTCTGGTTATATGAGAGAAAGCGATTAAGCAGCACCTCAAATAGAGCCCGTAATTAGCCCCTTTGATAAATGCAGAATCACTATCCTTGTAAACCAAAAAGTGACTCCTCGGGCTTGGGTAGTTCCACTCTCACTCCACTTGGCCCAGATTCCAGGCTAGCGAAAACGATGTGATCCAGTGTGCTGGTATGCGAGAAGGGGAAGTGTTAGCTTTTCTCCTGCTCGGTATAGAGTCCTCGATCTTGCAATTCCCTTGCCTGTTTGAGGATTTCAGGCATGGCGCTATCTTCAACTGATAAAGCATCGATGATGGCCGCCAGCAGATCTGCCGAAAACATGCATTTGCTTACTTTGCTGCGCAGGTTTTCCGTGGTCATTGAAATCCCCCTATCGGCCAGGGCCTGGGCCAGATCCCCATAGCGCATACCCTTCAACGCCATCGAGGCACGCACATAGCGTGCAATGGCCTGCTTGTATGGAGCCAGTGCTTGCTGGTTGCCGAGGCTTTGCTTGAGGTCCATGGGCTCTACTCCGTTACATGTGATATCACCAATGTGGTAAATATTATCCTTATGTGTATTATTTGCAACATAAGTTTGTAATAAGTCATTGACCACCGTTTTTTTGATGCTATATTTGTGACCAATATTCCACAGCGAGGGAGTTGAGATGACCTGGAATCATGAGAACCTACGCCAGTTGGCGGAAAACCATACTGGGTGGGTAGTGGAGTCTGAGGGTGATTGCCTCAGTATTTCCAACGATGAAGGTGTTGATGCCTTTGTCTACGTCGGAGAAAAGCAGATTGTTGTTGAAAGCATCCTGTTTCCAGTGAGCCAAGTGGCTGATGTGGCTGCGCTGAACGAGATGGTTCTCCAGACGCATCAGTTGGTTCCGCTGACAGCGATAGCCATCAAAAATATCGGTGGTGAGAGTTACTATGTTGCTTTCGGCGCGTTGTCGGTGTCCAGCAAGGACGAAGTAGTAATTGAGGAAGTTGAAACCCTGTTTTCCAATGTTGGTGACTTCCTGGATTTGTATGCGGATCATTTTGAAATGGAGGGTGTAGCATGAGCCTGAGAAGAATCTGGACTGCCTTGAAAGGCGCTGTAAATGAAGGTACTGAAGCGGTTGCGGACAGTCAGTCCATCCGCATTCTCGATCAGGAATTGCGCGAGGCAAAAACTGAATTGAAAGCTTGTGATGAAAACTTGACCAAAATTATGGCCAAGCGCAAGCTGGCGGAAAGCAAAGTGGAGTCTCTTCAGGCCGATATTGAGACATACACCGCTCACGCCATTAGTGCCAGCGAGAAGGGCGATGATAGCCTTGCTCTGGAGTGTGCCGAGCGTGTTACCGAGCTTGAATCTCAGCTGGAAACTGAGCAGAGCCTGCTCGAGGGGTTCCTCAATTCCGAGCGTTCCCTAAAAGGGAATATCTCCAAGGCCAAGACCAACGTGCGTCGTATGGAGCAGCAGATCGACCAGATCAAGGCCACTGAATCTGTGCAGAAAGCACAGGTCGCTGTCTCTTCCCGTCACATGGGTGCTAACAGCAAAATCAAGACTGCCCTGGACAGCCTTGATCGGATCAAGAGCAAGCAGCAGGAACGCGCAGCCGAGTTGGAAGCGGCAGAGGAGCTGGCCACAGAAGAGAGTGGCTCAAGCCTGGAGGCCAAACTAAAGGCGGCAGGTATCAAGCCGGGCGGCCAGGTTAGCGGTAGTGATAAACTGGCACAATTGCTGGCGAGCCGCGAAAAGGCCTGATCCAGTGCTGCTATTTAAAGTGCGACGCCTTCTGGCGTCGCTTTTTGTTAAGGCCGACAAAACGACCATTCTCATTGCCATCCTTGGCTATGTGGCAGGCAGCTATCTGCTGCTGAGTGCTGCGGGAGAAAGCGAGATCATCGCTCCCGAAAACTTTATCTACTGGTTGGTTGTAACCGCATCGACGGTGGGCTATGGCGATTTCTCGCCGGTTTCGCCTGCGGGAAAGGTAGTTGTGGCGACTTGGGTGATCCCCTTTGGGCTAAGCCTGTTTGCGATGCTGATTACCCGGGTGGGTTTTGCAATTTCGGAGTTTGTGCACAGAGGAAAGAGAGGTTTGCGTATGACAAACAATGTGGATCACACGGTCATTATCGGCTGGAATGGAACACGGACCCTCCGCCTGATCGAGCTTTTGCTTTCCAAAACCAATGGAACCACTTCAGAGGTTGTGCTCTGTGTAGAGGCTGATATTGAAAACCCGATGCCAGGTAAAATTGATTTTGTACGGGTTGAATCTTTTTCTCACATTGAAAGTATGCAACGTACCGGGTTAGCGGAAGCCGCACGAATTATTATCGATAACCCCCTTGATGATGTAACGCTTACTACTGCTCTGTTTTGTGACAAACACAGTCCCAACAGTCATAAAACTGCATATTTCCAGGATGAAAATGTTGGTGAGCTGCTACGCGCACACTGCCCCAATATTGAATGTATTCCTTCGGTAGCAGTGGAGCTGTTAGCAAAGTCTTCCCTGGATCCAGGTTCCGCCCGTTTGCACCGCCAGTTGCTGGATAGCACTTATGGAATGACGCAGTACAGTGTAGAGTACCGAGGAGAGGAGCCACTTCCATTCGGTGCCCTGTTTGATCATTTCAAACAGAACCTGTCGGCAACATTGATCGCTGTGCGCCCTAGAGATGTCGTTAAAATCGATGTAAATCCCGCATTGACAGATCGGGTTGGCAATGGGGATATGTTGTACTACATCTCCGCCAAGCGATTGGATGAGAAGCGCTGTTTCGATATAAAAATAGATGAAGGGGAAGGTGCTGGTACATGTTTACCAAGCTGATCGACAAATTGAAGGGAAAGGAAGCTCCGGCAATCAAAACGCCGGAGATAATGGGTTTACGCCTGGGAGCCAGCTTTGAGCTGGATCCACTGGCCATACGCCTGATTCTGGATCAACTCACCATTGAGTCCTGCTCCCCCACACAGATCATCAAGGCGGCTGGGGTTGTCGAGCTGGACGGTACCTGGGTGTATCGCTTCTATACCGATGACGATGCCTGGTTACAGGTTGTAGCCGAAGGTGGCCAGAGTGATGAGCATGTGGTGGATGTAAAGCTGTTCCACTTTTACGATACTCAGGATGTCTCCAACCAGCAGGTTTGGGATAACCTCCTGAAGAAGGAGATTGGCACAGCAAATTACCAGCTGAGTGATCGCTCCTACAGCAGGGTATGGACTTCCACCGGTGATTATCACAACCCGGTGCATATGGCCGAAAAAACTTATGATGAAGATGGTGAATATTCGCTAACAGATCAATTCACAATGCTGTTCGAGCGTGAACTGTCCGATCAGCGAACAGAATCTCTCTTTCTCTCTGCTGAAGAGAAAGAAGAGGATGCCGGCTATTTAAGCCGCAGTTTGGTAATCAGTACCGGCATTACCCTGACCCCTTCACAGCTGACTATTCACGGATAATAAGGAGAAGTATCAATGGACCAGCCTTATGATTTACTGACTGGTATCGTGCATTTTGCGGCCTATTTTGGCCTGTCACTGGTATTTTTAATTGCGTTTAAATTTCTTTACGCGCTGGTGACACCCCACGATGAGTGGAAGTTAATTCGCGAGGACAAAAACGCGGCTGCTGCTATCGGTTTTGGTGGCGCAGTGTTGGGTTTTGCTATTGCTGTCGGTGGCGCTGCCAGCAATTCAGTCTCTATTATTGACTTTGCCACCTGGGCCGGGGTCGCGTTGATTGCACAGCTGATTGCATTTGCCATTATCCGCTTCGGTTTTATGCCTCGTATTGTTGAGCGTATTGAAGATGGGGAGCTGAGTGCGGGAATTATGTTGGCTGCCACCACTATTTCCGTCGGTGTCCTCAATGCCGCCTGTATGAGCTACTGAGCGGGGGTGAGGATGAAACGTACAAAAAATATCAATCTTGCGCGGATGCGCAAGGGCCGGAGAGCAAGTTTTGTTCTGCGCCCTTTGGCAATTGGTGTAGCTGCTGCTCTTGTTGGCTGTTCTTCCGATGAAGAGATCAAAGTAGTTTCCTCTGTTGAGGACTGCATGGATAACACCCAGCTGGATCAAGCCCAGTGTGAAGCGGCATACCAGCGCGCCCTGGAGGAAGCTGAGCGCACTGGACCCAAGTATGCGAATCTTTCCCAGTGTGAGACGGAGTTCGGAAGCTGCCGGGAGACCAGTGGTGGATTCTGGATGCCCCTGATGACCGGCTTTATGGTCGCATCATTACTGGATAATGACAGGCGGCACTACTCAAGCGGTTATTACAACCCTGTCTACCGTTACTCCGCTTCCGGTTCTCGTTATTACGATCGCCTGATGACTGCAGATGGAAAAGTTATCGGACGCTATGGCAAATCGTCTTATACGGTAGATAAGAGTGCGATGGACCCCAAGCCCAAAGTAACCCGGACAGTATCCCGTGGAGGCTTTGGCGCTGTGGCTTCTGCCAAGTCCAGTTGGGGCGGTGGCCGCTCCAGCAGTGGTAGCTCCCGGGGCTGGGGAGGTTGAATTAGTGCTGAGGTTGCCGATTGGAGAGCGCCCGCGTTGGCAGGAGCGGGCACAGGAATTTGGGTTTCATTTTCATACCATGTACGGTGAGCCTTACTGGGATGAAAGTGCGTACTATCAGTTCTCTCTTGAGCAGATAGAAAAACATATTGAAGAGCCCACTGAAGAAATCCACCAGATGTGCCTGGATGTTGTGGCGAAGGTGTTGGAGGATGAAGTGCTGATGCAGCGCTTCTGTATTCCCGAACAACACTGGGATTTTGTACGCAACTCCTGGAAAAACGGTGACCCCAGCCTTTACTCCCGTCTTGATTTTGCCTATAGCGGGCAGGAGCCCGCAAAACTCTACGAAAACAATGCTGATACACCCACCAGTTTGTACGAGACTGGATTCTGGCAATGGCTTTGGTTGCAGGACAACGTGGATCGGCGGGCCCTGCCTTTGCAGTCGGACCAGTTCAATAGCCTGCAGGAAAAACTGGTAAATCGTTTTCGCGATTTACAGTTTCTCACCCCGGGCCGAGAACTGCATTTCGCCTGTTGCAAGGACACCGAAGAGGATCGCGGCACTGTACAGTACCTGCAGGACTGTGCCAGTGAGGCCGGTATCACTAACCATTTTGTATTTATGGAAGATATCGGTTGTGATGCAGATAGTTTGTTTACCGATATGCAGGACCAGGTAATTACCTGGATGTTCAAATTGTACCCCTGGGAGTTTATGTTCCGGGAAGAATTTGGCTCACTGCTGGGTAGTAATAATGTTCGCTGGCTAGAGCCGCCGTGGAAAGCAATTCTATCCAATAAAGCACTACTGCCAATGTTGTGGAAGCTATTCCCGGGGCACCCAAATTTACTGCCCTCCTTTTTTGAGGACGAACTCCATAAGGCCACTGAATTTTCAGAATTGGTGAAGAAACCAATTTTTTCACGGGAAGGGGCCAATATTTCCATTGTGCGTGGAAGTGATGTGCAATCTCTTTCCGATGGTCCATACGGCGAAGAGGGTTTTGTATATCAAGCTGTTTATCCACTGCCAAAGTTTGGGAAAAATTATACGCTGATAGGCAGTTGGCTAGTGGACGATATGGCTGCTGGTATATCGATTCGAGAAGATGGGAATATGATAACTCAGGATATGAGCCGCTATCTGCCACATATTATTCTCTGAACTACAGCAACCGGGGGTGTGGGCTACATCTATATTGTGAGTGCCTTCCCTCAATTATTTTGTGCTGATCAGTTGGCCGCTGGCAATCAATTCCTCAATCTTTTTGCTGAGCCGTTCGTAAGTAAATGGTTTCTGGATACAATCGAGTACCCCCTCTGCAATTACCTCCTGAACCTTGCTGTCCACACTGTAGCCTGTAGATAGTAAAGCCTTTACTTCCGGGTTAATGCGGCGCAGAAAAGCGAATAATTCCTGCCCATCCATACCGGGCATAATCATATCGAGAATAACCAGATCCACACGATCGCAGTGCTGGCGGTAGTAGGTAATAGCCTGTTCCGCAGTAGCGAAGGTGACAACCTTATGGCCGTTCATTTCAAAAAGAGTTTTTGAATAGCTGCGAACAATGGCTTCGTCGTCTACTACCATAATATTCAGCTTGCGCTGTGCTGGAGATGCACTTGTAGGCTTACCTGGTTTCTCCTCCCTGGCTTTTGAAATTGGCAGGTAGAGTTTGAAAGTACTGCCTTCTCCCTCTTGACTGTGGCACCGAATCGCGCCCTTGTGCAGGTGAATAGTGCCATGCACAGCGGCGAGACCCAGTCCGGCACCTCGGCCACTCTCTTTGGTGGTAAAGAAGGGCTCGAAGATTCTTCGCCGCACTTCTGGAGGCATTCCGGTACCATTGTCACTAATAGTGATCAGTAGGTAGTGGCCGGGCTGAACTTCAAAATCAGCAATAGTCATACCTTTATTGAAAGTGATATTACTGCTGGTAAAGCGCAGGGTGCCGCCATTGGGCATCGCATCTTTTGCATTAATACCAATATTCAGAAGGGCGCTCTTTAATTGGGCTGGATCGCCGATTATATGGGGGCGGTTGGCTTCGAGTAGTTGTTCAATTCGTATGCGCCGGTCGATAGTGCGGCCCAGCATGGCACATACATCGCGGGTGATTTCATGGGTATTGCAATCTTTTAGCTGGTAGTTACCCTTGCGTGCAAAAGTGAGTAGCTGCTTGGTCAGCTCCGCTGCGTGACGGGCTGTGGTCAGGATATGACTAGTGTACTCACTGATACGGGGATCTTTCGAAATCTGCTGGATAACTTCCGCGTAGCCGCTAATCCCATGAATCATATTATTGAAATCATGTGCGATGCCGCCGGCCAGCTCGCCAATCGCCTGCATTTTCTGTGCCTGGCGTAACTCTTCCTCTAAAAGACGCTGCTTGGTGATGTCTGTGCCGATACTGAGAATGCCGTTGGGGCAGCCTCTCTCGTCGGACATGATCTTATTGGTCCAGGCAATCCAAACCCGTTTGCCGGATTTGGTAATATTTTCATTGATGTTGTAGCGGTGTTCCTGTGGGTGATCACAGATGTCGTCAATCAGTTTTCGCAAGTCACGTCCACTGGTTTCACTGGCGGGCACTATGGTGCCGACCAGGTGCCTGCCAATAATTTCAGCCTCAGAGTAGCCAAAAAGCTGCTGCGCATACTCATTGAAAGAAGTAATACGCCCATTTCTGTCGCAGCGCATAATGATGGAATTAGCGTGCTCGACCAGCTCCCGGTAGCGCTCTTCACTTTTACGCAGAGCTTCATAAACCTGATTAGAATCCAGATCATGTGTGGATGCGAGGGCAGGGGAGGATGGGAAAAACGGTAAATTGCTCTCCTTGATCACCTTTTCTCCTCCTGAGTTACCGTTGAACGTTTTTTCACCAGAAATTGCACCACGAAGAAATTGAAAAGTATATAGGTAACTAATTCGGTTTTTTGATCTAGCGCACAGTCTTAGCTGACACGCCGCTATTTTTAAGCCTGTTTGTAATTGCCTGTTTTAGCTATTGTGATTCTGGTCACCAGTATTTGCTGGTGGTGCCGAGCCTGATCAAATGCCTCCCCTAATTGGGCTAACTAAAACTTTTACTAGGTCAAGTAGTGGCTAAGGCCGAACAACCTGATAGCATTCGCCGTTATATTCAAAACCATTGGATGATTTACTATGCAGCTGCATTCTCGAGTTTTCGGGCGCGGTATCGTGGCTCTGCTTTGTGCCTCGTTGCTGCTGTCCGCTTGCGGAGAGAAGAAAGTCGAGAGCGAGCAGAGATCCTTGGATTTCGCCCGCCTGGATGCCTTCCCCTCCACTTATTCTGTTAGTCAATCCGGCCCGGTCCTGATTCAGGGGGCCACATTGCTCACTGGTACCGGTGAACAAATGGAGAAGGCTGACCTGTTGTTGGAAGAGGGTAAGATTGCCCAAATCGGCAAAGACCTGAAGGCGCCAGAAGGGGCGTTGGTGGTCGATGGTAAGGGCAAGTGGGTTACCCCCGGTATTATTGATGTGCATTCGCACTTGGGTGATTACCCTGCACCCTCTATTGAGTCCTCCCAGGACGGCAATGAAATGACTTCGCCCAATACTGCGCAAGTGTGGGCTGAGCATTCTGTCTGGACCCAAGACCCTCAGTTCCCGTTGGCTCTGGCCGGCGGTGTCACCACCCTGCAAATTCTGCCGGGCTCTGCCAATCTGTTCGGCGGCCGCAGTGTGACCCTGAAGAACGTACCTGGCCGCAGTGTTCAGGATATGAAATTCCCCGGTGCGCCCTATGGTTTGAAAATGGCCTGTGGTGAAAATCCCAAGCGCGTTTACGGCGGCAAAGGCACTTCCCCTTCAACGCGTATGGGGAATGTGGCCGGTTATCGCAAAGCTTGGATTGAAGCCAGCAATTACAAGAAAAAGTGGGAAGATTACGTCGAGAATGGTGGCGATGAGCCCGAGCGCGATCTGGGCCTGGAAACCCTGGCGGGGGTGCTGAATGGCGATATCCTGGTGCATAACCACTGCTATCGCGGTGAGGAAATGGCCGTGATGATGGATGTTGCCAGAGAGTTCGATTTTCAGGTTTCCACCTTCCATCATGCGGTTGAGGCCTACAAAGTGGCAGACCTGCTGGCAGAGAATAATGTCTGTGCGGCAATGTGGGCTGATTGGTGGGGTTTTAAGCATGAAGCCTTTGATATGACTGAAGCTAATATTGCGATTGTCGATCAGGCAAAGGCCTGTGCCATGATCCACTCCGATTCCGGAGTAGGTGTGCAACACCTGAATGAAGAGGTGGCCAAGGCGATGACTGCAGGTCAGCGCGCGGGTTTTGATATCCAGCCTAAAGACGCCGTTGCCTGGATGACCTCGAACCCCGCTAAGGCGCTGGGTATTGAAGAGCAAACTGGCAGTCTGGAGAAGGGCAAGATGGCTGATGTTGTAGTCTGGTCCGGTAATCCGTTCAGTGTATACACACATGTCGACCAGGTATTTATTGACGGTGAATTGATGTATGACCGCGCGGATAAAAAGCGCCAACCGCGCAGCGATTTTGAGCTGGGCATTATCAATGCAGAGGGAGAGCGGCAATGAAAAGAGTAGCTGTATTTTGTGCGCTGGCTCTCGGAGCGCTGGCGGCTGGTACCCACGCGGAGAGTATCCTGATCAAGGGTGGTAAGGTACATACCCTGGCAGGTAAAGGCAGCTTGGAATCTGCTGATGTACTGGTTGTGGATGGTAAAGTTGAGCAGGTAGCTCCTTCACTGAGTGTTTCTGCAGATCGGGTTATCGATGCCAGTGGCAAGGTGGTCACCCCGGGGGTGATAGCGCCGATTTCTGAGCTTGGTCTGGTGGAAATCAGTGCTGCCAGCTCGACAAATGATCAGGCGGTAACCGGTGAGAGCATCGGTAGTGCGTTTAATCCACTGCCCGCTTACAACCCCAGGTCCACCCTGATTCCTTTTAACCGCGCAGGTGGTGTGACCAGTGCTGTAGTCTTCCCTGGAATCAGCACCTGGGATGCTGGCGCTGTTGAAGCGCAGCGGGTTTTTGCCGGGCGTAGCTTCGCTATAAAGTTAAACGGTGAATTCGATAGTGTTGAAGCCAAGGACGTTGCCCAGAAGGCCTACCTAGGGGAGGCGGGTGCGCAGTTAGCTGGTGGCAGTCGCGCCAATGCCTACGCCAAGGTTGAGAATGCTCTGAAGGAAGCCCGTGAGTACCGGGAAAACCGTGCAGCTATTCGCCGTGGTGAGTGGCGCGAGCTGGATTACAGCCTGGCCGACCTCGAAGCGCTACAACCAGTAATCAGTGGCAAAGAGCCGCTGGTGATTACTGCCAATCGCGCCAGCGATATTCTGGTGGCTATTGAGTTGGCCAAAGCCTTCAATGTGAAGCTGGTTGTACTGGGTGCAGCCGAGGGCTGGATGGTGGCGGATCAACTGGCCGAGGCCCGGGTGCCAGTGGTTATTGATGCTATTAATAACCTGCCAATTTCCTTCTCAAGCCTGGGAGCACGCCTGGACAACGCGGCTCTGCTCACCAAGGCTGGTGTCAAAGTGGCTATTAGTGGGCCGAATTACGCCTCAACCCACAATGTGTACCTTTCTCGTCAGTCTGCGGGTAACGCTGTTGCCCATGGCTTGCCCTATGAGGAAGCACTGAAATCTATCAGTAGTAACGTAGCCGATATCTTCAGTTTGGAAGGTGGCACCCTGGAGCAGGGCGCAGTGGCCGATATCGTAGTCTGGAGCGGTGATCCGCTGGAAGTTACCAGCTATCCAGAGCAGGTTTTGATTGGGGGTGAACCTCAATCTCTGGTAACCCGCTCCACCCGCCTGCGCGATCGCCATTTGAAGCCCGCCAAAGGCCATGGGTTTGGCTATCAGTACTGAGTTTGATTAGTCAGCTTTGTGACAAAAAAGAGCGGGCATTGCCCGCTCTTTTTTGTTACCAGCTAAAAATATGAGCATATAAGCCTTGCCCGTTGTATAGGATCGGTGTGGCGCTGACACAATCTTTAGCGCTATATTCGATTGGCTTGAGAAATAAGAAAAAGGATCGACCCAATGGCCTATGTTACGGCACTTTATACCAGTCTCTGTGCAATCCTGATTATCTACCTGGCATTGAGAGTAGTGCATTTTCGTCGCACTAAACGTGTAGGAATTGGTACAGGGGATGACCGCTCCAATGAGATTCGTGTGAGGGTGCATGCGAATGCGATTGAATATACACCTATAGCCTTGTTGCTGCTGTTGGTTGCTGAGCTGGGTGGTCTGTCACATTTATGGCTACACATTTTTGGGATTTCTTTTTTCCTATCCCGTGTTTTTCATGCTTATGGTTTGACGGCAGGTAAAGGTGGGACGCATATGGGGCGTTTTTGGGGCACCTTGATTAGCTGGGTTGTGATATTGGCGCTGGCGGTAGTTAATATTGTTATGGTTGTTAAGGCGCTATAAACAATATTTAAGAGAGGTGCCGTTGGTTAGAGAGAGGTAAGAATGGCCAGCGACACCAGGGAACCGCTTGACCGCCGAAGATGCCCTAATAAAAAAGCCCGGCTGAACCGGGCAGAGTACAGGGATGAAACTTCAAGCGCTTACTGATTGGCAGCAAAAGGTGTAACAGTTTCTGCAGAGGTTTCCTCTGTGCTTTCCTCTTCTAGTAAGGCTTCAGGTTTGCCTTTACAGGCTTTGGCCAGTGCATCGCGACGTTTGGCCAGAAGCAGGCCGATCTCTTCGCCAACCTGCTCATCAATGCCCTCGATGTGGCGCTCAATGAGTGAAGTGATGTTGGCAGCCAGTTCCAGCATCTTATCGTGTTCTTCAGCATCTTTTTTGTTGTCGAACATTGCTCCGTCTCGATCGCATTTCCAAACAGCTACTACGGCCATGTTATGCCTCCCAATTGCCTTTCAGACATTCCAACTTGTTTGTATGGCAATACAGTAACTGTATAAATATTCAGTGTCAACGGAAGCCGCTGAGAAATAGGCGGGGAATTGATTGCGCTCAGGGGAGTGAGGGTTGCGGTAGTCTGATCACAAGTAATTTTTCAGGCTGTCATAATCTGGCTTCGCAGTTCGGCGTACTCCCCCCAGGCGCCGGGCTGCAATCTCCGCTATTACAGGCCCTTAAACAGGGCCTGTTTTTTTGAAAAAAGATAAAGTAAAAAATCAATTAACCGGGCTATGGTTTTACTCCCGTGTATCTCAACTGGTCCCCTGAATCTAGCATGGGAGGGGGATGGGTGCGGCGAGCACCGCGGAGATCAAATGGTGAGGACAAGCTTTGCGGCCAAGCCAATCAGTAAAAGGCCAAACAGCTGCTGGATGCGGTGGCCAAGGTGCTTATTCACCAACTGGCGCTTGCGACTGGCGTGTACAACCAGAGCGATGATGCAATACCAGAGAGTATCTATCCCGGAAGCGATTGCAGCCATTCCCAGTTTGGTGGTGAGAGTCTGCTGTTCAGACACAAATTGGCTGAATAAAGCAGTGAAGAAAACGGCAATTTTGGGATTAAAGAAAGCCACACCGAACCCCTGGGCTATGGAGCGGCGGACACTCTGCCGGGGTGCTTCCAGTTGGGTGGTAGAGGAACCCGGAGCGGGAGCACGCAGGGCCTTCCAGCCCAAGTAAACCAGCATGGCGGCACCAGCCCATTGCAGAATATTAAATAGCAGTGGCGAACTGGTAATAAGAACTGCGAGGCCAAAAGCGGTGAGCGCTGCGTAAATGGCGACACCGGCCCCATGAGCTATCGCACTGGCCAGGCCCTGCTGGAGTCCTGAGGCAGAAGAACGCATAACAATCAGGAGACTGGGGCCAGGGGACATGGCTCCGAGAGCGCAGATGCCTGCGAGTGATAACCAACCAAGTAATTCCATTATTTAAAGCCGCCCCCTTGTGCCAGCCAATGTTTCTCTTCTTCTGTGGATTCGCGGCCAAGTGCCGCATTGCGGTGCGGATAGCGGCCGAACTGCTCGATCACTGCCTGGTGGGCCAGGGCATATCGATAGTGGGTTGCAAGGTATGGGGCAGTACTCTGGTCACCCTGGTATTGTTGCTGCAACTGGCCGAAGTATGCCACGGAGCGGCGTTGAATCGGGAGCTTTTCACTGTGTTCCAGTGGCATACCGACAAAAATCTGCTGGAACAGGCCCAGATTCCCCGTATCACCGCGTTGTAGAATGCCCTCGGCGATATCGAGGGCAAGTGGATCCCCTGCAAAGGCCAGGCTGCTGCCGCGATAGATGTTACGAGCGAACTGGTCGCAAAGCAGCATCAGAGCTAGCTCGCCTTGCAGGGTCTGGCGCCAGTGGCTTAGAGCATTTCCAAGGGCTCTGTCGGTAACCTCTCTGAAATCGTGCTGTATCTCGTGGTCCAGCTCTGGTGTCGCTGCAAACCAGCGTTGCTGTTGTGTATTGGATGGGGGGTGATCCAGTGCCGGGCCTCCGAACCAGAATGTCAGCACTTCCGCTATTGAAGACATCAATTTGAACTCGCTGCAATGAATCCCGAATTATTGCGACTTTTGCACCCGCTGGTCCAGGGAGGCAAGGGTATCGTGCTACCCGGCAAGTGGCGCGAGAAAAATTTTACGCGCCTGCATCCAAACTCCAGCCTGAGCCCGTCATAAGGGTGTACAAGGAAAAACGGTCTGGAGGTCACAATGTTTACTACGGGATCATTTAAGAAGGTACAATTTTGCGCCGT
This DNA window, taken from Microbulbifer sp. GL-2, encodes the following:
- a CDS encoding amidohydrolase; this encodes MQLHSRVFGRGIVALLCASLLLSACGEKKVESEQRSLDFARLDAFPSTYSVSQSGPVLIQGATLLTGTGEQMEKADLLLEEGKIAQIGKDLKAPEGALVVDGKGKWVTPGIIDVHSHLGDYPAPSIESSQDGNEMTSPNTAQVWAEHSVWTQDPQFPLALAGGVTTLQILPGSANLFGGRSVTLKNVPGRSVQDMKFPGAPYGLKMACGENPKRVYGGKGTSPSTRMGNVAGYRKAWIEASNYKKKWEDYVENGGDEPERDLGLETLAGVLNGDILVHNHCYRGEEMAVMMDVAREFDFQVSTFHHAVEAYKVADLLAENNVCAAMWADWWGFKHEAFDMTEANIAIVDQAKACAMIHSDSGVGVQHLNEEVAKAMTAGQRAGFDIQPKDAVAWMTSNPAKALGIEEQTGSLEKGKMADVVVWSGNPFSVYTHVDQVFIDGELMYDRADKKRQPRSDFELGIINAEGERQ
- a CDS encoding DUF924 family protein, whose translation is MSSIAEVLTFWFGGPALDHPPSNTQQQRWFAATPELDHEIQHDFREVTDRALGNALSHWRQTLQGELALMLLCDQFARNIYRGSSLAFAGDPLALDIAEGILQRGDTGNLGLFQQIFVGMPLEHSEKLPIQRRSVAYFGQLQQQYQGDQSTAPYLATHYRYALAHQAVIEQFGRYPHRNAALGRESTEEEKHWLAQGGGFK
- a CDS encoding MAPEG family protein, encoding MAYVTALYTSLCAILIIYLALRVVHFRRTKRVGIGTGDDRSNEIRVRVHANAIEYTPIALLLLLVAELGGLSHLWLHIFGISFFLSRVFHAYGLTAGKGGTHMGRFWGTLISWVVILALAVVNIVMVVKAL
- a CDS encoding YebG family protein — protein: MAVVAVWKCDRDGAMFDNKKDAEEHDKMLELAANITSLIERHIEGIDEQVGEEIGLLLAKRRDALAKACKGKPEALLEEESTEETSAETVTPFAANQ
- a CDS encoding LysE family translocator yields the protein MELLGWLSLAGICALGAMSPGPSLLIVMRSSASGLQQGLASAIAHGAGVAIYAALTAFGLAVLITSSPLLFNILQWAGAAMLVYLGWKALRAPAPGSSTTQLEAPRQSVRRSIAQGFGVAFFNPKIAVFFTALFSQFVSEQQTLTTKLGMAAIASGIDTLWYCIIALVVHASRKRQLVNKHLGHRIQQLFGLLLIGLAAKLVLTI
- a CDS encoding amidohydrolase family protein — its product is MKRVAVFCALALGALAAGTHAESILIKGGKVHTLAGKGSLESADVLVVDGKVEQVAPSLSVSADRVIDASGKVVTPGVIAPISELGLVEISAASSTNDQAVTGESIGSAFNPLPAYNPRSTLIPFNRAGGVTSAVVFPGISTWDAGAVEAQRVFAGRSFAIKLNGEFDSVEAKDVAQKAYLGEAGAQLAGGSRANAYAKVENALKEAREYRENRAAIRRGEWRELDYSLADLEALQPVISGKEPLVITANRASDILVAIELAKAFNVKLVVLGAAEGWMVADQLAEARVPVVIDAINNLPISFSSLGARLDNAALLTKAGVKVAISGPNYASTHNVYLSRQSAGNAVAHGLPYEEALKSISSNVADIFSLEGGTLEQGAVADIVVWSGDPLEVTSYPEQVLIGGEPQSLVTRSTRLRDRHLKPAKGHGFGYQY